The region AATGGTTGGATTTTTCTTACCGATGCTTTTTATATTTATTATTTATTTGTTAGACAATACTATTCATGGCTCTGATGAGGTTGAACGTTTATCTCGAATTCCTATTTTAGGTCTTATAGGTAAATATAAATACCACAATAATTTAGTAGTTTTCGAAAAGCCAAAATCCGCTGTAGCAGAATCTTTTAGGTCTATAAGGTCTAGTATGCAGTTTATCCTGAAAAAACAAAATACAGATCATAAATTAGGAAAAACAATAATGATAACTTCTTCTGTAAGTGGTGAAGGAAAAACGTTTACTTCTATTAACATGTCTACAGTATATGCTTTGTCTGGAAAGAAAACTATTTTATTAGGTTTGGATCTACGTAAACCTAAGATATTTGCAGATTTTGGAATTACTAATGAGCGTGGAATGGTAAATTACTTAATAGGTGAACATACGCTTAGCGAAGTCACAAGTCATACAGATGTAGCTAATTTAGATGTAATTCTTTCTGGACCGGTGCCTCCAAATCCTTCAGAATTATTAATGAGTGATGGTTTAGCCGAGCTTATTGCTAAACTCCGAATAGATTATGATATAATTGTTCTAGATACACCTCCTTTAGGTTTAGTAACCGATGCATTACAATTAACACAATTTGCTGATGCTACTATTTTTATGGTACGTTTAGACTATACTAAGAAAGGAATGTTATCCTTAATTAATGCTAAATACCGTATGGGAGAAGTTAAAAATATAAGTTTTGTTCTTAACTTTTATAAGCATAAAACAAATCATAATTATGGCTATGGTTACGGCTATGGTTATGGTTACGGTTATGGCGTGTATGGTAATGCTTATCATGAAAAAGATGAACAAAGTGGTGTGTTAGGGAAATTAAAAGCGTTAATTAATCGAAAATAATTTTAAATGCTAACACTCGACTGAGGTTGGATTTGAGTTTTTAAAATAACGCTTTGTAAAATTTTTTGAGTGTGCATAGTATCTTGTTGTGGGATTAAAAAACGTTCTAAATCTTCAGTGTGCATAATCTGTTCGGTAGCGTCTATAAAACCATAGCCCTTGTAAAATCCATCTCTAATTAAAATAAATGCAGATTCTTCTTGATGTCTGCCGTTTTGTTTAATTACAAGTTCTTGATTGCTATTTTTTATAGATGCGATAGCTTCTTCTACCCTCAAGTTATAATTTGAAGCCGTTTCCTTTTGTTTACATATACCTTTACAGTCTTGAATGGCGTAATGGGAACATGCGGTAATACTTTCTTGCAAATGACAATATTTAGGACATAAATTAAAAGCTGTACAGTATTTTTCTAATTGTAGTCTGCAATCTGTAATGGAGTAGAAAATTTTAAGTGGATTTGGAGCAGATTTTAGAGTGTTATATGCCAAGTGTTTTATGCCGTCTCTGTCTTCATAACTAAAAATTGCGAAAGCTTTTGGATTACGCTTTGCTGCTTGATTATATTCTGGATAATGAGATTTTATAGCAGCATCTTCCATAAGTGACGCAATCAATTCACTCCCAGATAAGTCAAAAGTGATATCTGCTGTTTCTCTGCACAAATTCATTTCTTTATCCGATTTATTGTAAAAATGAGTTAATACACGTTTTTTTAAATCTTTAGCTTTTCCAACATATATTATTTTTCCTTTTTTATTCTTAAAATAATAAACTCCAGGTTTATTAGGTATAGCGTTAAATACTGTATTAGGCAAATTTGGAGGGAGAGTTGCTTCTTTAGAAGAAGGTTTTAAAAAGGCTTTTATAACTGTTTCTGATTCTTCTTTGGCTAATAATAATTCAAATAAAATTACAGTTGCTTCTGCATCTCCTTTAGCACGGTGCCTGTTCACAACATTTATATTAAGGGCGTCGCATAATTTACCTAGGCTGTATGATTGGTGTCCCGGAATTAATTTTCTAGATAAACGTATGGTACATAATTTTTTGCGTTTAAACTCAATACCAAGCTCTTTAAAAGCATTACGAATAATGTTATAATCGAAATTCACATTATGGGCAACAAAAATAGAATCTTCTGTAAGATCTAATACTTGCTGAGCAATTTCTGAAAAAGTAGGGGCGTTAGCAACCATTCTATTGTCTATACCTGTAAGCGTAGTAATGTATGGCGGTATTTGAGTTTCAGGATTTACCAATGTGCTAAACGTGTCTATAAGTTGTTTGCCGTCATGTTTTAAAATCGCAATTTCTGTAATTTTATTACCGCTTCCGTTAGTTTCAATATCTATAATTGTGTACATTATTGTATCATTTTTTCTAAAGCTTTTAATTCTACACCAAGCTCATTAAACATGCTTATTATACTACTTATTTGTAATTCGTGTGCGTCGTACTCTTGTGTGTTTATGCAACAAGTAAATTCCCATAATTCTAAAATATCTTCAGCATGTACTAAATACGGAGCATATTTTTTATTGTCTGATACGAGTAAGATACTGTTATTTTCTTTGATTTGATTATAAACACGCTTATAGACCATACCTTGTGAAGCTGTTAATAACACATACGTGCGACCGTCTTGCAGATCTTGTAGGTCTTCAATAAATTTACCTACAACAAAAGAACCATCTTTTAATGGAAGCATCGAGTCTCCTTTTATAGGGAAGGCTCTGTGTTTTCCTGTGGGTAAAAAGGGCAGCTTAATGTTTTGTAGTTGATCTATGTATTCAGGATCGTCGTAGCCATTTAAATATCCAGCAGAGGCTTTTACAGGAACAACTTCTATCAAATCGTCATCTTCCAAATCTACAATCATAGGGAATAGGATGCGATTTTGTCCAATATTTAAAAACGAATTGTCTTTGGTTTTGCTTAAGTCGGTACGTACTAAAATATCTATAGGCAATTTAAAATAATCTGAAAATTTAATAAGCATAGCTATAGCAGGTTCTGAACGACCTTCTTCATAAGACCCAATTCTGGATCGGGTAATTCCTAAATCATTGGCAAGTGCTTCTTGAGAGTATTTTTTTAGTGTTCTTAAATGTTTAATATTTGAGGCAATCATAAACAATTGTTATTAGTCCAGAATAATGGCTGTTGTAATTAGTAGTAATTAATGCTTGTAAATGTAGCAAAATTATTAATCTGAAAAAACAAAAATTAAAGGTGTATTAAAATTATTGTAAATGAGTTAAAGTATTAAAAAAGAAGTGGTGTTTTTAAATGTGTAATTTCTTAGTAATTAGTAGTGTTAGAAGATGAAATACTATAGCGTTTAAAATTTTAGTAAAAAAAAAGAGCCAAATGGCTCTTTAAATCATGTTATCTTTTATCGTCTTGATGTCTTTTTTTATACTCTTCAAAGAGTTTTCTTCTAAAATCGTCTTCAGATTTTTTAAGAATGATAATTTTTTTAGCAGGAATTACTTTCTTTAAATCATTAATGTATTGATTGTATAGTAGCAATCTTTTTTCGTTAGATTGAACCATGCTATTTAAAAGCGTGTTGGCTTCGGTTTCAGATAAATTATCTATATCAGAGCTTTTTCTTTGCGCTTTCATTTCGTTACGAAGGGAATTGGTGTCTTCTTCATAAGCGTTATAAATAGGCCAGAATTTTTGTGCTTCAGTTTTAGATAAATTCAGTTTTTCTGTAATAAAAGCTATTTTTAGAGTTTTTATTTTTTCGTCTTTACTTTGTGCAAATACATTTACACTACATAGGGCGATTAATAAAATAATATATCCTTTTTTCATAAGTTAATTTTTAATTGTCTAAAAGATCTTCTAAATCTACTACACTTTCTATATAATAATCTATAGAGGCATCGCTTAGTGTACTGTTTAAAATGTCATTTTCAAAAACATCAGTATCTGTAATTAAAGTAGCCATTTCTGAAGTGTTAAATTCTTCATTTAAAATAAAAGACTCTAAACTATCGTTATTTATAGAGCTAATAGAGTGAGTTTGATTATTAGAAAAAGTAAGTGTAAACATAAGTACTAAACAAGCAGCAATACTAGCCGCATAAGCCCAAGGTTTAATATTTAAAGTTCTTACTTTAGGCTTAGCATCTAATTTTGTTAGAATACGAGCTTCTAAAGTCTCGAAATAGTCATCAGGAGCTTTAAAACCAGGATTTGAAACTTTGTCTTGAAGTTTAGCTTGGCTTAAAATAGAATCCTCAAGAGTATTAAAGTAATCTTTTGGTATTTTAAACCCTCCGGTATTGTCGTTATGTAAGTCTTTCAATTTCATCTTAATGCTTAGACTGTGTTTTTTTATAAAGGTTTAATCATGAGTTAAATAGTCTTCAATTTTTTTTACAGCTAAATGGTAAGATGCTTTTAATGCGCCTTCGCTGGTCTCTAAAATTTCAGACATCTCTTTATATTTTATATCTTCAAAATACCTCATATTAAATACTAACTGTTGTTTTTGAGGTAGTTTAGCAATTGCTTGTTGTAGTTTAAATTGAATGTCGTCTCCTTCAAAGTAAACATCAGATTGTAAATGATCTAAAGCAAGTTGCTGGGCCTCTTCGTTTGTAATTTGCAACAGTTTGGCTCTTTTATTAATGAATGAGATAGCTTCGTTAGTCGCTATACGATACATCCATGAGTACAATTTACTGTCTCCATTAAACGAATTTATATTTCTAAAAATCTTTATGAATGTATTTTGTAATACATCATCCGTATCGTCGTGAGATTTCACAATATTACGAATGTGCCAATACAGCCGTTCTTTGTAAATCCGAATAAGGTCTTTAAAAGCTGAATCTCTGCTAGCATCAGATTTTAGTTGCTCTAAAAGTTGAGACTCGTTAATCATTCATAGGTTTTATACTTAGACATCTAAAAGTCTTAAAAGTTTAATTAAGGATGTAAATTTCGGAATAAAGTTTGAAAAATGGGTATAAAAAAGGGATAAACACCTATTAAAGTGGTTATCCCTATATTAAAAATTAGATTTAAATTTTATTCAAAACTTTGCATGTGTACCAATTTATTGTAAACATGATCTTTTTTAATCAATTCCTCATGAGTGCCTTGTTCTACAATTTCTCCTTTTTGCATAACAACAATTAAGTCTGCACTTTGAATGGTTGATAAACGGTGGGCAATAACAATAGAGGTTCTGTTTTTCATCATGTTTTCTAAAGCATCTTGTACTAAACGTTCACTTTCTGTGTCTAGGGCAGAGGTTGCTTCATCTAAAATCATAATAGGTGGGTTCTTTAATACTGCACGGGCAATGCTTAATCGCTGCTTTTGTCCGCCAGATAATTTGTTTCCAGAATCTCCAATATTGGTCTCTATGCCAAGAGGTAAATCTTTAACAAATTCCCAAGCATTGGCAATTTTTAAGGCGTCTATAATTTCTTGATCTGTTGCATTTTCTTTGCCTAATAAGATATTGTTTTTTATAGTGTCGTTAAACAATATAGAATCTTGAGTAACTAAGCCCATTAAATTACGTAATGAATGTTTACTTAAATCTTTTATATTGTCTCCATCTATAGTAATGCTACCTTGGGAAACATCGTAAAAACGAGTTACTAGATTAGCTATTGTGCTTTTTCCGCTACCAGATTGTCCTACAAGCGCCACACTTTTTCCTTTAGGGACAGTGAGTGTAAAATGCTTTAACACAAAATCGTCTTCATATTTAAATGAAATATTATTTAGTGCAATTTCAGAATTAAACTCTGTTTTAATTTTAGCATTAGGCTTGTCTTTTAAAACAGATTCTGTATTTAAAATCTCTAAAACACGATCTGCAGCAGCATTACCAGCTTTAACCTTATAACTTGCTTTACTAATATCTTTTGCAGGTGTTAATATTTGATAAGCCAGTGCCATATAAGTAATAAAAGCACCTCCAGAGAGTGTTCTCTCTATTAAAACCATACTCCCGCCGTACCATAATAAGGCGGCAATAGTTATAATTCCTAAAAATTCGCTAGTAGGTGAGGCTAAATTCTGTCGGTTTAAAAGTGTATTGGAAAAATGATAAAAACGTTCTGTAGAATCTTGAAATTTAGCATTAAATTTTTGTTCTGCATTAAACCCTTTAATCACTTTTAGTCCGCCTAAAGTTTCCTCTAAGGTAGAAATAAATACGCCTTGTTCTGTTTGTACTTTATTAGATTTACGTTTTAAACTTTTCCCAATTCTAGATATTATAAATCCCGCAACCGGAATAAATAAAAACACAAATATGGTGAGTTGGGTCGAGATGGTAAACATGGTGATAATTGCAAAAACAATGGTTAACGGTTCTTTTACAATAAGCTCTAAAATAGCTAGTAAAGAATTTTTTACTTCGTTAACATCTCCTGAAATACGAGCAATGATATCGCCTTTTTTCTTTTCAGAATAATAAGAAATAGGTAGCGTAATAACTTTATCATAAATGGCGTTTCTTAAATCTTTTAAAACGCCATTTCTTAAAAATGTAATTGAAAATAATGCTAAGTAATTAAAAATATTTTTGAGTAAGAATAAACTAATAATTAACACAATCATATAAAATAAAGTACGCTGTGGGCCCTCGTTTGCATTGGTTGTGGTAACAAAATAGTTTAGGTAATTCTCACCATACGCTTTTAAATGCCCGATACCTTTATAAACAGGTTCTACGGTTACTTTTTTAGTTTCGCCAAATAATACATTTATCATAGGCATTAAAGATACCATAGCTAGGGTACTAAATAATGCATATAATATGTTGAAGAAAATATTAAAGAAACCGTATTTTTTATACGGTATTATAAAGCGCGATAGTTTTTTTAGATACTCCATTAACTAAGTTTCATGTCTTTTATAATAGCATCTATTTTAGCTTCTAGTTTTGCTTCTGTCGCTTTAAAATTGTTTGCACTGTCTAATGGTGTGTTGGCGCTAATATAAAATTTAATTTTAGGCTCAGTTCCGCTTGGTCTTAATGCAACTTTACTACCATCTTCTGTGTAATAAATAATAACATTTGATTTAGGAATGTCTATCGAATCTTCTTTACCTGTCGCTAAATATTTAACGGTTGCAGTTTGGTAATCTTCTACACGTACTACTTTAGAGCCGTTAATTTCAGATACCGGATTTTCACGAGCATCAATCATCATTTGTTTAATTTCTAGTGCACCTTCAATACCTTTTTTAGTTAATGAAATTAAACGCTCTTTATATAAGCCATGTGCGACATACAAGTCTAATAAGCTTTGGTACATAGAGCTACCATTTGCTTTGGCTTGTGCTGCTATTTCGCAAGCCAATAGGGTAGAGGTTACGGCATCTTTATCGCGTACAAAATCGCCAACTAAATATCCGAAACTTTCTTCGCCACCACCAACGTATGTTTGTTCTGGGAAGTCCTTAATCATTTTAGCGATCCATTTAAATCCTGTTAAACCCACTTTGTAATCTACATTATAAGCTTTGGCTAATTGAGACATCATAGGTGTAGAAACAATCGTAGAAGCGATAAATTCGTTACCTTTTAAAGCGTTTTTAGATTGCCATTGTTTAAGTAAGAAATCTGTCATTAATAACATGGTCTGATTTCCGTTTAGTAAAATCATGTTTCCTTCCAAATCACGAACTGCTACACCTAAACGATCACAATCAGGGTCTGTACCTATAACAATATCAGAACCTGTTTCTTTAGCTAAATCTAAAGCCATTTTTAAAGCTTCAGGCTCTTCTGGGTTAGGCGATTTTACAGTAGGGAAGTCTCCGTTAGGCACTTCTTGTTCTTTTACAATATGTACGTGGTTGTAACCTGCTTGTTTTAAGGTTTGAGGTACAGAGGTTACAGAAGTTCCATGAAGTGGTGTAAACACAACATTTAAGTTTTCTCTAGCTTCGGGAGTTGTATAGGTTCCGTTTTCAATTGAGGCTTTAATAAATGCCTGATCTACATCTTCTCCAATATAATGAATTAAGTCTGCGTTGGCTTCAAATTTAACTTCAGAATAATCTAATGCATCTATACCTTTCACAATTAAATCGTCGTGAGGAGGAACCAATTGTCCGCCATCTTGCCAGTACACTTTGTATCCGTTATATTCTGGTGGGTTGTGCGATGCAGTTAACACGATACCACAGTGGCAATTTAAGTGTCTTACGGCAAAAGATAATTCTGGTGTAGGGCGTAAATCTTCAAAAAGATAAACTTCTATTTGGTTTGCAGAAAAGACATCTGCTACAACTTTTGCTAATGTTTTACTATTATGTCTACAATCGTAAGCAATGGCAACTTTAATCGTTTCGTCAGGAAAATTTGTGTGTAAATAATTGCTTAAGCCTTGGGTGTTTTTTCCTAATGTATATTTGTTAATTCTATTAGTTCCAATTCCCATTATCCCTCGCATTCCACCTGTACCAAACTCTAAGTCTTTATAAAAACTTTCTTTTAGCTCGGTTGGGTTATTTGCAATTAAGTCTTTAATATAGGTTTGCGTTTCTTCATCAAAGTTAGGTGTTAACCATGTGTTTACGCGTTCTAATAATTCTGGTTCAATGTAAATCATAATGTTTTAATATATAGTAAACAAAAATAAGTAATTCGTTAAATGGAAATGATTAATAGGGCATTAATTTATGTCATGTCTAGTTTAAATTTAATTCATTTTTAATGGTATATCTATTTCTGTTTGGTTTTGATCTTAAAATTAATTCTCCTAAAAATCCAGCTACAAAAAACTGTGTCCCAATAATCATGGTGGTTAAAGCAATATAAAATTGCGGCCGTTGAGTAATTAATCTTCCGTTTGGATGAAGAAAAATTTTATCAATTCCTAAATATACAGAAAATACAAACCCAATGGCAAGCATTAATATGCCTAAAGCACCAAATAGGTGCATGGGACGTTTTGCAAAATGCGATAAAAACCAAATGGTTATAAGGTCTAAAAAGCCATGAATAAAGCGATCCATACCAAATTTAGTTTCGCCATATTTTCTAGCCTGATGTTGTACAACTTTTTCTCCAATTTTATAAAATCCTGCATTTTTAGCTAATAGCGGAATGTAACGATGCATTTCTCCATTAACATCTATGTTTTTTACAACTGTGTTTCTGTAAGATTTTAGTCCGCAGTTAAAATCATGGAGTTTTACACCAGAAGTTTTTCGTGCGGCCCAATTAAATAATTTAGAAGGTAAATTTTTAGAAATTACAGAGTCGTAACGTTTCTTTTTCCAGCCAGAGACCAAATCAAAGTCATCGTTAATAATCATGCTATATAGCTCGGGGATTTCTTCTGGATTGTCTTGTAAATCGGCATCCATAGTAATGATTACATCTCCAGATGCTTTTGCAAAACCGGCGTGTAAGGCTTGAGATTTACCGTAGTTTCTTAAAAAACGAATGCCTTTAACCTCTGGGTGTGCAGCAGATAATTCAGATATGATTGTCCAAGACGTGTCTGTACTACCATCATCAATAAAAAGGATTTCGTAAGAAAAACGATTGGACTGCATAACTTTAGCAATCCAATCGTATAATTCGTGTAAAGACTCGTGTTCGTTAAGTAGCGGTATGACTACTGATATATTCATGTAAATGTTTTAAACTTTTTATATAAAGTTCAAAAATACTATAATTAATTAGCTTCTGGGTCAGTTTTTTTCATTGCAAGTGCAACTATTAATCCTACCACACAATAAAATATAATTTGAAAGGCTAAAGATTTAATCTGATTACCAATTTCAAATTGATTTTGATCTTGCATGTCGGCTACAGCTTGATCAATTGCTTCTTGAGGTGCACCAAAGCTCTTCATCATTTTTGTTGAGTTCTCTATAACTTGTAATTTTAAGGCTTCAGCAGCATCTGGATCAATATAATTAAATAGGATAATGCTAACAATCGCACTTATTATAACGCCTACAACAACAGTTGCAAAATAAGCTGTAAAGGCATCTTTAAAACTAATGAATCCGTTTTGAGAACGTTTAGCTTTTGCTGTTGAAAAGATTCCAAAACCTATAATAATTATAAATAAAATAATTCCCACCCACATACTAGTGAGTAGTTCAAGATTAATAACATAGGCAATAATAGTTACTGAAGATAGTAAAATGGCTAAATAAATACCATATGTGGCTGCCATAGATTTTAAAGATTGTTCCATAATTTTTTGGTGATTAATTGGTTTGTAAAGGTTAGTAAACAAATATAACAAAACGTTACAAAAAGAAACTTAAATAAATTTTACAAAAAAACATTGCAGAATAATAAAAAATACTTAAATTTGCATTCTCAAAATTGATAAGATTAAAACGATTAGTGATGAAAAAAGATATACATCCAGCAAATTATAGAGTAGTAGCATTTAAAGATATGTCTAACGATGATGTGTTTTTAACTAAATCTACTGCTAATACAAATGAAACATTAGAAGTAGATGGTGTTGAGTATCCTTTAATTAAAATGGAGATTTCAAGAACATCACACCCGTTCTATACAGGTAAATCTAAATTAATTGATACGGCTGGTCGTATTGATAAATTTAAAAATAAATACGCTAAATTTAAAAAGTAATTTAGTGCAAATATATATTACTAAAGCCTTTCAAATTTTGAAAGGCTTTTTTATTTTTACTTAAAAAATCGAATAATGAATTATATTCTCTTTGATGGACCTTCGCGTAACAGTCTGTTACCATTTACCTATACTAGACCTGTTGCAGATATTAGAATTGGAATTTTAACTATTCGCGAAAAATGGGAGCATCATTTAGGAGGAACCACGACTACAATCACCGAAGATTATTTAGCAGATAAATATCCAATGGTTGAAATGGAAGAGAATGTAATGATTAATGCGTCTTACCTTCCAAATTTTGAGTTGGTAGAGCTTATAAGAGGTCTAGAAAAAAATCAAGCCATATTTAAAGATGATGATGTGGTTGCTTTTTTTGCTACAGACACTCAAGACGATATTGATTTTGATACTTACGAAGCTATTGAATGTAATGCAGATTGTGTTAAAATAGAACATACCTGGGAGATCTTTACTAAGAATGGTATAGCTATTCAAGACGACTTCGAATTGTTAACCGAAGGCAGAACCTCGCAACCTATTCCTACAACGGTAAACACCATAGCTCCAGAACATATTTTTATTGAAGAAGGTGCCGAACTTAACTTTGTAACCTTAAATGCATCTACTGGGCCAATTTATATTGGTAAAAATGCTGTAATTCTTGAGGGCGCTTTAATTCGTGGTCCT is a window of Formosa sediminum DNA encoding:
- a CDS encoding exonuclease domain-containing protein, translated to MYTIIDIETNGSGNKITEIAILKHDGKQLIDTFSTLVNPETQIPPYITTLTGIDNRMVANAPTFSEIAQQVLDLTEDSIFVAHNVNFDYNIIRNAFKELGIEFKRKKLCTIRLSRKLIPGHQSYSLGKLCDALNINVVNRHRAKGDAEATVILFELLLAKEESETVIKAFLKPSSKEATLPPNLPNTVFNAIPNKPGVYYFKNKKGKIIYVGKAKDLKKRVLTHFYNKSDKEMNLCRETADITFDLSGSELIASLMEDAAIKSHYPEYNQAAKRNPKAFAIFSYEDRDGIKHLAYNTLKSAPNPLKIFYSITDCRLQLEKYCTAFNLCPKYCHLQESITACSHYAIQDCKGICKQKETASNYNLRVEEAIASIKNSNQELVIKQNGRHQEESAFILIRDGFYKGYGFIDATEQIMHTEDLERFLIPQQDTMHTQKILQSVILKTQIQPQSSVSI
- a CDS encoding XRE family transcriptional regulator, translating into MIASNIKHLRTLKKYSQEALANDLGITRSRIGSYEEGRSEPAIAMLIKFSDYFKLPIDILVRTDLSKTKDNSFLNIGQNRILFPMIVDLEDDDLIEVVPVKASAGYLNGYDDPEYIDQLQNIKLPFLPTGKHRAFPIKGDSMLPLKDGSFVVGKFIEDLQDLQDGRTYVLLTASQGMVYKRVYNQIKENNSILLVSDNKKYAPYLVHAEDILELWEFTCCINTQEYDAHELQISSIISMFNELGVELKALEKMIQ
- a CDS encoding sensor of ECF-type sigma factor, with product MKKGYIILLIALCSVNVFAQSKDEKIKTLKIAFITEKLNLSKTEAQKFWPIYNAYEEDTNSLRNEMKAQRKSSDIDNLSETEANTLLNSMVQSNEKRLLLYNQYINDLKKVIPAKKIIILKKSEDDFRRKLFEEYKKRHQDDKR
- a CDS encoding RNA polymerase sigma factor: MINESQLLEQLKSDASRDSAFKDLIRIYKERLYWHIRNIVKSHDDTDDVLQNTFIKIFRNINSFNGDSKLYSWMYRIATNEAISFINKRAKLLQITNEEAQQLALDHLQSDVYFEGDDIQFKLQQAIAKLPQKQQLVFNMRYFEDIKYKEMSEILETSEGALKASYHLAVKKIEDYLTHD
- a CDS encoding ABC transporter ATP-binding protein, with amino-acid sequence MEYLKKLSRFIIPYKKYGFFNIFFNILYALFSTLAMVSLMPMINVLFGETKKVTVEPVYKGIGHLKAYGENYLNYFVTTTNANEGPQRTLFYMIVLIISLFLLKNIFNYLALFSITFLRNGVLKDLRNAIYDKVITLPISYYSEKKKGDIIARISGDVNEVKNSLLAILELIVKEPLTIVFAIITMFTISTQLTIFVFLFIPVAGFIISRIGKSLKRKSNKVQTEQGVFISTLEETLGGLKVIKGFNAEQKFNAKFQDSTERFYHFSNTLLNRQNLASPTSEFLGIITIAALLWYGGSMVLIERTLSGGAFITYMALAYQILTPAKDISKASYKVKAGNAAADRVLEILNTESVLKDKPNAKIKTEFNSEIALNNISFKYEDDFVLKHFTLTVPKGKSVALVGQSGSGKSTIANLVTRFYDVSQGSITIDGDNIKDLSKHSLRNLMGLVTQDSILFNDTIKNNILLGKENATDQEIIDALKIANAWEFVKDLPLGIETNIGDSGNKLSGGQKQRLSIARAVLKNPPIMILDEATSALDTESERLVQDALENMMKNRTSIVIAHRLSTIQSADLIVVMQKGEIVEQGTHEELIKKDHVYNKLVHMQSFE
- a CDS encoding phospho-sugar mutase: MIYIEPELLERVNTWLTPNFDEETQTYIKDLIANNPTELKESFYKDLEFGTGGMRGIMGIGTNRINKYTLGKNTQGLSNYLHTNFPDETIKVAIAYDCRHNSKTLAKVVADVFSANQIEVYLFEDLRPTPELSFAVRHLNCHCGIVLTASHNPPEYNGYKVYWQDGGQLVPPHDDLIVKGIDALDYSEVKFEANADLIHYIGEDVDQAFIKASIENGTYTTPEARENLNVVFTPLHGTSVTSVPQTLKQAGYNHVHIVKEQEVPNGDFPTVKSPNPEEPEALKMALDLAKETGSDIVIGTDPDCDRLGVAVRDLEGNMILLNGNQTMLLMTDFLLKQWQSKNALKGNEFIASTIVSTPMMSQLAKAYNVDYKVGLTGFKWIAKMIKDFPEQTYVGGGEESFGYLVGDFVRDKDAVTSTLLACEIAAQAKANGSSMYQSLLDLYVAHGLYKERLISLTKKGIEGALEIKQMMIDARENPVSEINGSKVVRVEDYQTATVKYLATGKEDSIDIPKSNVIIYYTEDGSKVALRPSGTEPKIKFYISANTPLDSANNFKATEAKLEAKIDAIIKDMKLS
- a CDS encoding glycosyltransferase family 2 protein, which codes for MNISVVIPLLNEHESLHELYDWIAKVMQSNRFSYEILFIDDGSTDTSWTIISELSAAHPEVKGIRFLRNYGKSQALHAGFAKASGDVIITMDADLQDNPEEIPELYSMIINDDFDLVSGWKKKRYDSVISKNLPSKLFNWAARKTSGVKLHDFNCGLKSYRNTVVKNIDVNGEMHRYIPLLAKNAGFYKIGEKVVQHQARKYGETKFGMDRFIHGFLDLITIWFLSHFAKRPMHLFGALGILMLAIGFVFSVYLGIDKIFLHPNGRLITQRPQFYIALTTMIIGTQFFVAGFLGELILRSKPNRNRYTIKNELNLN
- a CDS encoding DUF4199 domain-containing protein, encoding MEQSLKSMAATYGIYLAILLSSVTIIAYVINLELLTSMWVGIILFIIIIGFGIFSTAKAKRSQNGFISFKDAFTAYFATVVVGVIISAIVSIILFNYIDPDAAEALKLQVIENSTKMMKSFGAPQEAIDQAVADMQDQNQFEIGNQIKSLAFQIIFYCVVGLIVALAMKKTDPEAN
- a CDS encoding type B 50S ribosomal protein L31 yields the protein MKKDIHPANYRVVAFKDMSNDDVFLTKSTANTNETLEVDGVEYPLIKMEISRTSHPFYTGKSKLIDTAGRIDKFKNKYAKFKK
- a CDS encoding GlmU family protein: MNYILFDGPSRNSLLPFTYTRPVADIRIGILTIREKWEHHLGGTTTTITEDYLADKYPMVEMEENVMINASYLPNFELVELIRGLEKNQAIFKDDDVVAFFATDTQDDIDFDTYEAIECNADCVKIEHTWEIFTKNGIAIQDDFELLTEGRTSQPIPTTVNTIAPEHIFIEEGAELNFVTLNASTGPIYIGKNAVILEGALIRGPFALCEKSAVKMGAKIYGPTTIGPYSKVGGEVNNAVLFANSNKGHEGYLGNSVLGEWCNLGADTNNSNLKNNYAEVRLWSYETENFAKTGLQFCGLIMGDHSKCGINTMFNTGTVIGVNANIFGAGYPRNFVPSFSWGGHNGFTTYTTNKAFEVAEIVMNRRDIEFTATDRAILAHVFEISKKYRRD